The following nucleotide sequence is from Planctomycetia bacterium.
AAACCGATATCGACGACGTCGCGCATGCACCGAAGCTGCTCGACCTTCCCGAGCCGCTCGTGCGCCATTACCACGAGCTGATGCGGGCCTACGTCATCATGGGCTCAGGCAACTTGGGAGACGACATGAGCCGCATGGCCGAGCTCATGGCCGACGCGGAAATCTCGGCTCCCGAGACGATGCAGCTGCATGTCAACGTGCTCGAAGAGATGGTCAAAGGGCTCGGCACGCGCAGCGCGCGGCATGTAATGACCCGCGCCGATTTGTTGGTGCTCGAAGTCATGGTGCATTTGTCCGAAGTGTATCGCAAGCGCTACTTCCGACGTCGCGATCCACCGGTGCAACTCACGCTGCCGGGCTTCGACGACGTCGCCCCGCGCGCCGCCTAGCGGCAGGCACATCGGAGCAGGATCGATCTTATATGGACGACGCATCGACCACGGTTGCCGAGCTGCGAGCCCTCGTTCGCCGCTTCGTCGACGAGCGCCAATGGAGCCAGTTTCATACTCCGAAGAACTTGGCGATGTCCGTGGCGATCGAAGCCGCCGAGTTGATGGAGCATTTTCAATGGCTCACGGCCGAGCAATCGGCGGCCGTTGCCGTGGATGCCGGCAAGCGGCAGGCCGTCGGGGAAGAACTGGCCGACGTCGTCTGTTATGCGCTCGCCTTGGCGAACGCTCTCGATCTCGACTTGGCAGACTCCGTCGCGCGGAAGATGCTTCGCAACGCCGAGAAGTATCCGACCGGCGAGTTTCAAGGTCGCTACGGCCACGACGATCCCGGCCCGCAAGCCACGGGCGGCGGCAACTGATCTTTGCCCACGAGCGGGGTTTTGGTACTTAAGCCCCCCTTATTACTTGCGCGCAGAATCTGCGCACATAATTTCCGGAGCTTAAGTCATGCGGAATCGCCGCGTCTACCGTGCGTTGGCC
It contains:
- a CDS encoding nucleotide pyrophosphohydrolase encodes the protein MDDASTTVAELRALVRRFVDERQWSQFHTPKNLAMSVAIEAAELMEHFQWLTAEQSAAVAVDAGKRQAVGEELADVVCYALALANALDLDLADSVARKMLRNAEKYPTGEFQGRYGHDDPGPQATGGGN